The Bacteroidales bacterium sequence CCTATACAGGCACCCAACCCATCACAATATAGTTCACTGATGAGTACTGCCTTTCCGTCAATCAGTTGCAGGGCACCTTCATGACAACCCTGTACACAAAGCCCGCAACCATTACACAAAGCTTCGTTAATCCTAATGATTTTACGTTTCATGTTTCTTATGTCTTATTATTGCAAAGTTCGCCGGGCAAAACCTAAAAAAGTGTCATAAATGTTACATTCAACATTTTTTCTGCAATAACATGTTAAAGATATGATATTTTATTAAATTTTTACCAATTAATCATTCTTTTTACCATTTTGTGTGTATTATTATGCCCTTTATTTTCCGGAATAATAATTTTGCACGTATGGAGGTCTATGTATTATTAAAAAACCCCGTATTTCGAAATATAACCGCATCACGGCTGGAATCTTTTATGGATCGAACCTCTTCAGCCATAAGGTCCTACCCTGCCGGTGATTTTATAGCCATGCAGGATACTCCATATCATTCCCTGTATTTTTTGTGTAAGGGAAAGGTAAGGACACGTATGGTAAATGATGTGGGAAAACAGATCACTATTGAAGAAATGGAGGCTCCACGGCTACTGGCTCCGGCTTTTATCTATGCGTCGGAAAATCGTTTTCCTGTAAATGTCCAGACCCTGACCGAATGTGAGGTATGGGTGGTAAACAAGGACGATTTCACACAACTGATGCATGAAGAGCCTGTGATCATGGAAAATTTCCTGCGTATCATTTCCGACAGAAGTTTATTCTTAAGCAAAAAACTAAATGCATTTGCCTTACAGGATTTAAAAGGACGGTTAGCTGCATACCTGCTCGAAAATCCCGATGCAAGAAATCAGCAGGAAATCGCTGATATACTCGGTGTAGCACGTCCCTCACTTGCGCGGATCATTTCAGAGCTGTCGGATGAAGGAATGATCTTTGTGGAAAAACGAAAAATAAAAGTGCTTGATCATGAGCAATTGAAACGATATGTATCAACTCATTAGGCGAGGTATTTAGAGATCGAATATTTAATTAGTTATTCAACACGCGGATAAAATAACGGGTATATTTATTGCAAGCGTTATGAAACATCATCATTTCCGATAAGCGGATCATAAGAATTTACTAAAGCGTAAAATAACGAGATTGGATGGAATATACCATGAAGTAATTCAGTAGCTTTGCAGCTATCATATGAGTATTTCAATGAAATTGCGTGCCGTACTGGCGTGCCTGTTGTGGGGATCTGCATTTGCAGGGGCAAAGATCGGGTTTGAATATGCCGAACCGATATTGCTGTC is a genomic window containing:
- a CDS encoding Crp/Fnr family transcriptional regulator; this translates as MEVYVLLKNPVFRNITASRLESFMDRTSSAIRSYPAGDFIAMQDTPYHSLYFLCKGKVRTRMVNDVGKQITIEEMEAPRLLAPAFIYASENRFPVNVQTLTECEVWVVNKDDFTQLMHEEPVIMENFLRIISDRSLFLSKKLNAFALQDLKGRLAAYLLENPDARNQQEIADILGVARPSLARIISELSDEGMIFVEKRKIKVLDHEQLKRYVSTH